Proteins from a genomic interval of Ramlibacter algicola:
- a CDS encoding GspE/PulE family protein: MRYPLPYGYARTHQLLLEDDGEAVTLWHAGAPAPSAWSEVLRKFQVRSVQQLDPPALAQRISAAYAQGESNAATVVSEVQNDADLSRIMQELPAVEDLLETSDDAPIIRMLNALLTQAARDGASDIHIEPYERHSSVRFRVDGRLREVVQPNRALHAALISRLKIMADLDIAEKRLPQDGRISLRIGTRAVDVRVSTLPSAHGERAVLRLLDKSENKLSLESVGMTGDTLQRFLSLITQPHGIILVTGPTGSGKTTTLYAALSRMDAGSSNIMTVENPIEYELPGIGQTQVNERIELDFAKALRAILRQDPDIIMIGEIRDQETAQIAIQASLTGHLVLATLHTNDAASAVTRLTDMGVEPFLLSSSLLGVQAQRLVRKLCSHCHGPGCEECGHTGYQGRTGIFELMVVNDEIRAMIHNRASEAEVREAAQRAGMTLMRDDGERLVREGITSREELLRVTRD, encoded by the coding sequence ATGCGCTATCCCCTTCCGTACGGCTACGCCCGCACGCACCAGCTGCTGCTGGAGGACGACGGCGAGGCGGTGACGCTCTGGCATGCGGGTGCGCCCGCGCCATCGGCGTGGAGCGAAGTGCTGCGCAAGTTCCAGGTTCGCAGCGTGCAGCAGCTGGACCCGCCGGCCCTCGCGCAGCGCATCAGCGCCGCCTATGCGCAAGGCGAGTCCAACGCCGCCACCGTCGTGAGCGAAGTGCAGAACGACGCCGACCTGTCGCGCATCATGCAGGAGCTGCCGGCGGTGGAAGACCTGCTGGAGACCAGCGACGACGCGCCGATCATCCGCATGCTCAACGCGCTGCTCACGCAGGCCGCGCGCGACGGCGCCAGCGACATCCACATCGAGCCCTATGAGCGGCATTCGTCCGTGCGCTTCCGGGTCGACGGGCGGCTGCGCGAAGTGGTGCAGCCCAATCGCGCCCTGCACGCGGCACTGATCTCGCGCTTGAAGATCATGGCTGACCTGGATATCGCGGAGAAGCGCCTGCCGCAGGACGGCCGCATCTCGCTGCGCATCGGCACGCGGGCGGTGGACGTGCGCGTGTCGACGCTGCCGAGCGCGCATGGCGAGCGCGCCGTGCTGCGCCTGCTGGACAAGAGCGAGAACAAGCTCAGCCTCGAGTCGGTGGGCATGACCGGCGACACGCTGCAGCGCTTCCTGAGCCTGATCACGCAGCCGCACGGGATCATCCTCGTGACCGGCCCCACCGGTTCCGGCAAGACCACCACGCTGTATGCCGCGCTGTCGCGCATGGACGCGGGCAGCAGCAACATCATGACGGTGGAGAACCCGATCGAGTACGAGCTGCCGGGCATCGGGCAGACGCAGGTGAACGAGCGCATCGAGCTGGACTTCGCCAAGGCGCTGCGCGCCATCCTGCGGCAGGACCCCGACATCATCATGATCGGCGAGATCCGCGACCAGGAAACGGCGCAGATCGCGATCCAGGCCTCGCTCACCGGCCACCTGGTGCTCGCGACCCTGCACACCAACGACGCCGCCAGTGCCGTCACGCGCCTGACCGACATGGGCGTCGAGCCGTTCCTGCTCAGCTCATCGCTGCTGGGCGTGCAGGCACAGCGGCTCGTGCGCAAGCTGTGCTCGCACTGCCACGGCCCGGGCTGCGAGGAGTGCGGCCACACCGGCTACCAGGGCCGCACCGGCATCTTCGAGCTGATGGTCGTCAACGACGAGATCCGCGCCATGATCCACAACCGCGCCTCCGAAGCCGAGGTGCGCGAAGCCGCGCAACGCGCGGGCATGACGCTGATGCGGGACGACGGCGAACGCCTCGTGCGCGAGGGCATCACCTCGCGCGAGGAACTGTTGCGCGTCACGCGCGACTAG
- the gspD gene encoding type II secretion system secretin GspD, translating to MNFRPALLSLLAAAALGAAGAAQAQAQRASRAPVTLNFANAEIEAVARTMAAITGRNIVVDPRVKGTMTLNTERPVPPQRAFDQFVATLRLSGFTVVDAGGLLKVVPEADAKLQGGVVSIGSPPSGSQLVTQIFRLNYETANNLVPILRPLISPNNTINVNPGTNSLVITDYADNLQRIGRIISALDTSNATDVEMIPLKNALASDIAPVVQRLVDTGGGPVTPVAGQGQADTSFRTTVVAEPRSNSLIVRAANPARLNLVRTLVERIDQPTSQNAAGNIYVVYLKHAEATRLATTLRAALAAIPQTGSNVGPGANVAGGGFQTAAQNTVPVAAGGTSGTGGMSNLAAAAAQPAAQVQTGGQIQADPATNSLIITAPEPQYRQLRAVIDRLDQRRAQVFVESLIVEVNANKAAEFGVQWQTILGDTNSSRVGVLGTNFTIGGQNIISLATQPGGATSPTLPSPGINIGQVRKIGSNYVLGALARFLESNADGNVLSTPNLLTLDNEEARIVIGQNVPFVTGQFTNTGATNGAVNPFQTIERRDVGITLRVRPQISENGTVKMQIFQEVSNVDQTSVNSATGLITNKRSIESNVLVDDGAIIMLGGLLQDEYAGNQQKVPGLGDVPLLGNLFKAETRSRNKSNLMVFLRPVVLRDAAQADELSLDRYDLMRLKQEGAQPVPSILTPINSAPVAPVHTQPTTPAPVQAPPTSQEFSPPGR from the coding sequence ATGAACTTCCGACCTGCCTTGTTGTCCCTGCTGGCCGCCGCCGCCCTCGGCGCGGCCGGAGCCGCGCAGGCGCAGGCCCAGCGTGCCTCCCGCGCGCCGGTGACCCTGAACTTCGCCAACGCCGAGATCGAGGCTGTCGCGCGCACGATGGCGGCGATCACCGGCCGCAACATCGTCGTCGACCCGCGGGTGAAGGGCACCATGACGCTGAACACGGAGCGGCCGGTGCCGCCGCAGCGCGCGTTCGACCAGTTCGTCGCGACGCTTCGCCTGTCCGGCTTCACCGTCGTCGACGCGGGCGGCCTGCTCAAGGTGGTGCCGGAAGCCGACGCCAAGCTGCAGGGCGGCGTGGTGTCGATCGGCTCGCCGCCTTCGGGCTCGCAGCTGGTGACGCAGATCTTCCGCCTCAACTACGAGACCGCGAACAACCTGGTGCCGATCCTGCGGCCGCTGATCTCGCCGAACAACACGATCAACGTGAACCCGGGCACCAACTCGCTCGTGATCACCGACTACGCGGACAACCTGCAGCGCATCGGCCGCATCATCTCCGCGCTCGACACGTCCAACGCCACGGACGTCGAGATGATCCCGCTGAAGAACGCGCTGGCGTCGGACATCGCGCCCGTCGTGCAACGGCTGGTCGACACCGGCGGTGGCCCCGTCACGCCGGTTGCAGGCCAGGGACAGGCGGACACGTCGTTCCGCACGACGGTGGTCGCGGAACCGCGCAGCAACAGCCTGATCGTGCGCGCGGCGAACCCCGCCCGCCTGAACCTCGTGCGCACGCTCGTCGAGCGCATCGACCAGCCCACGTCGCAGAACGCGGCCGGCAACATCTACGTGGTCTACCTGAAGCACGCGGAGGCGACGCGCCTGGCGACCACGCTGCGCGCCGCTCTCGCGGCAATTCCGCAGACCGGTTCGAACGTCGGGCCGGGCGCGAACGTGGCGGGTGGCGGCTTCCAGACGGCGGCGCAGAACACGGTCCCCGTCGCGGCGGGCGGGACGTCGGGCACGGGCGGCATGTCCAACCTCGCCGCGGCGGCTGCGCAACCGGCGGCGCAGGTGCAGACCGGCGGCCAAATCCAGGCCGACCCGGCGACCAACTCGCTGATCATCACTGCGCCCGAGCCGCAGTACCGCCAGCTGCGCGCCGTCATCGACCGGCTGGACCAGCGCCGCGCGCAGGTGTTCGTCGAAAGCTTGATCGTCGAAGTGAACGCGAACAAGGCCGCCGAGTTCGGCGTGCAGTGGCAGACGATCCTGGGCGACACCAACAGCAGCCGCGTCGGCGTGCTGGGCACCAACTTCACCATCGGCGGCCAGAACATCATCTCGCTCGCCACGCAGCCCGGCGGCGCCACGTCGCCGACGCTGCCCTCGCCCGGCATCAACATCGGCCAGGTGCGCAAGATCGGGAGCAACTACGTGCTCGGCGCGCTGGCCCGGTTCCTGGAGTCCAACGCCGACGGCAACGTGCTGTCGACGCCCAACCTGCTGACGCTGGACAACGAGGAAGCGCGCATCGTCATCGGCCAGAACGTGCCCTTCGTCACCGGCCAGTTCACCAACACCGGCGCGACCAACGGCGCAGTGAACCCGTTCCAGACCATCGAGCGGCGCGACGTCGGCATCACGCTGCGCGTGCGCCCGCAGATCAGCGAGAACGGCACCGTGAAGATGCAGATCTTCCAGGAGGTGTCCAACGTCGACCAGACCTCGGTCAATTCGGCGACGGGCCTGATCACCAACAAGCGGTCGATCGAGTCGAACGTGCTGGTGGACGACGGCGCGATCATCATGCTCGGTGGCCTGCTGCAGGACGAGTACGCCGGCAACCAGCAGAAGGTGCCCGGCCTGGGCGACGTCCCCTTGCTCGGCAACCTGTTCAAGGCCGAGACCCGCAGCCGCAACAAGAGCAACCTGATGGTGTTCCTGCGGCCGGTGGTGCTGCGCGATGCGGCCCAGGCCGACGAGCTCTCGCTGGATCGCTACGACCTGATGCGGCTCAAGCAGGAAGGCGCGCAGCCCGTGCCCAGCATCCTGACGCCGATCAACTCCGCGCCGGTGGCGCCGGTCCACACCCAGCCGACGACGCCGGCGCCGGTGCAGGCGCCGCCGACGTCGCAGGAATTTTCGCCCCCGGGACGCTGA
- the gspN gene encoding type II secretion system protein N, translating into MARLQRPLSIPRAPWRWAAAGLACGVVLATVVFAPARWLASRVQASTQGQVQLVEPRGTVWNGTAQLVLTGGAGSSDAVSLPGRVEWHLAPAWAGVNVRFAAPCCTPQPLQGRVTWGWNRTRVQVADGHSTWPAALLTGLGTPWNTMQIEGDLALQTRGLALEWIAGRLSVDGQAELTAADVASRLATVRPMGSYRVSLAGGAAPGLQLTTLDGPLQLRGSGQWVGGRLRFAGEASAAPDREAALGNLLNIIGRRQGARSIITIG; encoded by the coding sequence GTGGCACGCCTGCAGCGTCCCCTGTCGATTCCGCGCGCGCCCTGGCGCTGGGCAGCGGCAGGCCTCGCGTGTGGCGTCGTTCTGGCCACGGTGGTGTTCGCACCCGCACGCTGGCTCGCATCGCGCGTGCAAGCGTCGACGCAGGGGCAGGTGCAGCTCGTCGAGCCGCGCGGCACGGTCTGGAATGGAACGGCGCAACTCGTGTTGACGGGCGGTGCGGGCAGCAGTGACGCGGTGTCGCTCCCGGGTCGCGTGGAATGGCATCTGGCACCGGCCTGGGCCGGTGTCAACGTTCGCTTCGCTGCCCCGTGCTGCACGCCGCAGCCGCTGCAGGGGCGCGTCACCTGGGGCTGGAACCGCACGCGGGTGCAGGTGGCCGACGGCCACAGCACCTGGCCTGCCGCCTTGCTCACGGGACTGGGCACACCCTGGAACACGATGCAGATCGAAGGCGACCTGGCCCTGCAGACGCGCGGCCTGGCGCTGGAATGGATCGCGGGCCGGCTGTCGGTGGACGGCCAGGCCGAACTGACCGCCGCCGACGTCGCATCGCGGCTGGCCACGGTGCGCCCGATGGGCAGCTATCGCGTCTCTCTCGCCGGCGGCGCCGCGCCCGGCCTGCAACTGACCACGCTCGATGGCCCGCTGCAATTGCGCGGTTCGGGCCAGTGGGTGGGCGGCCGCCTGCGCTTCGCCGGTGAAGCCAGCGCGGCGCCGGACCGCGAGGCGGCGCTCGGGAACCTGCTGAACATCATCGGCCGCCGCCAGGGCGCGCGCTCCATCATCACGATAGGCTGA
- the gspM gene encoding type II secretion system protein GspM, translating to MSTLRARWQGMAARERTLVTGAVALVVLALLWWLAVAPALAVLRSAEPQHRALDEQLGRMRGLQQQVRTLQSQPKLGPDEALRAIEESVRQRLGTSARISVAGERVTITLTGTPPDALAGWLGQARVNARVLPTDVRLTRGASGGWDGTLVLALPAR from the coding sequence ATGTCCACCCTTCGCGCACGCTGGCAAGGCATGGCCGCGCGCGAACGCACGCTCGTCACTGGCGCCGTCGCACTCGTCGTCCTCGCCCTTCTCTGGTGGCTGGCAGTGGCGCCGGCGCTCGCGGTGCTGCGTTCGGCCGAGCCGCAACACCGCGCGCTGGACGAACAACTGGGCCGCATGCGCGGGCTGCAGCAGCAGGTGCGAACGCTGCAGTCGCAACCCAAGCTCGGCCCCGACGAAGCCTTGCGTGCGATCGAGGAATCGGTGCGCCAGCGACTGGGCACCAGCGCGCGCATCAGCGTCGCCGGCGAGCGGGTGACGATCACGCTCACCGGCACTCCGCCGGACGCGCTGGCGGGCTGGCTCGGCCAGGCCCGCGTCAACGCTCGCGTGCTGCCGACCGACGTGCGCCTGACCCGTGGCGCCTCGGGCGGCTGGGACGGCACCCTCGTGCTGGCGCTGCCGGCGCGCTGA
- the gspL gene encoding type II secretion system protein GspL produces MSSLIVLLPRSNATSSTEFHALLADGRGAFAQPVQASLLPAPSGTGSEVIAVVPASKLSWHLVDLPRGTGPRTPRLRAILEGLLEDRLLDDPADLHLALAPGAAAEGKSWVAACERAWLRDALQVLEAAGRPANRIVPEFTPEGTPALYAVGTPEDPQLVCTSFDGVLVLPLAAASLPLLPTLPEDTQVLAEPAVASAAEQVLQHQPQLLPQSDRLRAATRTKWDLAQLEFATTGRARTLKKLSVGWADLLRSPQWRPARWGAVALVLVQLVGLNAWAWKERSALAGKQEEQRTILKQSFPQITYTENAPLQMERNLAQLRQSAGGLSGRDLEAMLGALAGAVPAGKSPAGLEYSAGELRVRGLVKGDAEAQPVIQALRRQGYVATVQGDALTVRPEGQP; encoded by the coding sequence ATGAGTTCGCTCATCGTCCTTTTGCCGCGCTCGAACGCCACGTCGAGCACCGAATTCCACGCGTTGCTCGCCGACGGCCGGGGTGCGTTTGCGCAACCCGTGCAGGCTTCGCTGCTGCCGGCGCCCAGCGGCACCGGCAGCGAGGTGATCGCCGTCGTGCCCGCCTCGAAGCTGTCGTGGCATCTGGTCGACCTGCCTCGCGGCACCGGCCCGCGAACGCCGCGCCTGCGCGCCATCCTCGAGGGGCTGCTGGAAGATCGCCTGCTGGACGATCCCGCCGACCTGCACCTCGCGCTTGCACCCGGCGCCGCCGCGGAGGGCAAGAGCTGGGTCGCCGCCTGCGAGCGTGCGTGGTTGCGCGACGCGCTGCAGGTCCTCGAGGCGGCCGGCCGGCCCGCCAACCGCATCGTTCCGGAATTCACGCCCGAAGGCACGCCGGCGCTCTATGCCGTCGGCACGCCGGAGGATCCGCAGCTGGTGTGCACCAGCTTCGACGGCGTGTTGGTCCTGCCGCTCGCGGCGGCCTCGCTGCCCTTGCTGCCCACGCTGCCCGAGGACACGCAAGTGCTGGCAGAACCCGCGGTGGCCAGCGCGGCCGAACAGGTGCTGCAGCACCAGCCGCAGCTGCTGCCGCAATCGGACCGCCTGCGCGCCGCGACGCGCACGAAATGGGACCTCGCCCAACTCGAATTCGCGACCACGGGCCGCGCACGCACGCTGAAGAAGTTGTCCGTCGGCTGGGCCGACCTGCTGCGCTCGCCGCAGTGGCGGCCCGCTCGCTGGGGCGCGGTTGCCCTGGTCCTCGTGCAGCTGGTGGGCCTCAACGCCTGGGCGTGGAAGGAGCGCAGCGCGCTTGCCGGCAAGCAGGAAGAGCAGCGCACGATCCTCAAGCAGTCGTTCCCGCAGATCACGTACACCGAGAACGCGCCGCTGCAGATGGAGCGCAACCTCGCGCAGCTGCGCCAGTCGGCCGGCGGGCTGTCCGGCCGCGACCTCGAAGCGATGCTCGGCGCGCTCGCGGGCGCCGTGCCGGCCGGCAAGTCACCGGCAGGCCTCGAATACAGCGCAGGCGAGCTGCGCGTGCGTGGCCTCGTGAAGGGTGACGCGGAGGCGCAGCCGGTCATCCAGGCCTTGCGGCGCCAGGGCTACGTCGCCACCGTGCAGGGCGACGCCTTGACCGTGCGCCCGGAGGGCCAGCCATGA
- the gspK gene encoding type II secretion system minor pseudopilin GspK translates to MKRNQRGAALLVAMLTVTLVATFAATAMWQQWRNAEVEDAERTRIQAGWVLTGALDWARLILGEDSTTIDHLSEPWAVPLEEARLSTFLAADRSGGDITGTDAENVFLSGTISDQQALLNLGNLVVGGSVNEAGMRSFQRLFSLLGLPQSDLNRLAENLRFASDIATDNQSAPQAPLAPRKVDQLTWLGISQATVSALQPYVTLLPRTTQVNINTAPPEVLYAVIDSFTLADAQELVAMRSATPFRTGTDILRKIPKLPSGALLGVNSQFFEVRGRLRLDQLVVEERSLVQRDGPRQVRTLWRERTLPQLGTATPATSR, encoded by the coding sequence ATGAAACGCAACCAACGCGGGGCCGCGCTGCTCGTGGCGATGCTCACGGTGACGCTGGTCGCCACGTTCGCCGCGACCGCCATGTGGCAGCAGTGGCGCAACGCGGAGGTCGAGGACGCCGAGCGCACCCGCATCCAGGCCGGCTGGGTGCTGACCGGTGCGCTGGACTGGGCGCGCCTGATCCTGGGCGAGGACAGCACCACCATCGACCACCTCTCCGAGCCCTGGGCAGTTCCGCTCGAGGAGGCACGCCTGTCCACGTTCCTGGCCGCCGACCGGTCGGGCGGCGACATCACGGGCACCGACGCCGAAAACGTGTTCCTCTCGGGGACCATCAGCGACCAGCAGGCCTTGCTCAACCTTGGCAATCTGGTCGTCGGGGGCAGCGTCAACGAGGCGGGGATGCGCAGCTTCCAGCGCCTGTTCTCGCTGCTCGGCCTGCCGCAGTCGGACCTGAACCGGCTCGCCGAGAACCTGCGCTTCGCCAGCGACATCGCGACCGACAACCAGTCGGCGCCGCAGGCGCCGCTCGCGCCGCGCAAGGTCGACCAGCTCACGTGGCTCGGCATCTCCCAAGCGACGGTCAGCGCGCTGCAACCCTACGTGACGCTCTTGCCACGCACCACGCAGGTCAACATCAACACGGCCCCGCCCGAGGTGTTGTATGCGGTGATCGACTCATTCACGCTCGCCGACGCGCAGGAGCTGGTGGCCATGCGCTCGGCCACCCCGTTCCGTACCGGGACCGACATCCTGCGAAAGATCCCCAAGCTGCCGAGCGGTGCCCTGCTGGGCGTCAACTCGCAGTTCTTCGAGGTGCGCGGCCGGCTGCGGCTGGACCAGCTCGTGGTCGAGGAGCGCTCGCTGGTGCAGCGCGACGGTCCCCGCCAGGTGCGCACGCTCTGGCGCGAACGGACGCTTCCGCAGCTCGGCACGGCGACTCCGGCGACGAGCCGATGA
- a CDS encoding PulJ/GspJ family protein, translated as MRRIRGFTLVELLVALFVMALVAVLSWRGLDGMVRAHEGMQQRQDQVQALQVGMDQWNADLDAMVELPQSTAIDWNGRVLRLTRASPGGGTAGVVVVGWARRVGPEGSRWTRWASPPVTTRGDLDAAWRRADDWAAGNSVAGTASEVAVAGLADWQVFFFRRDAWTNPQSSDATQVTPPATPGSGPTPPVEAGLKKGAIPDGVRIVLTLASQQAITGDLTRDWVNPTRGGGRS; from the coding sequence ATGCGGCGCATTCGCGGCTTCACGCTGGTCGAACTGCTCGTGGCGCTGTTCGTGATGGCGCTTGTCGCCGTCCTCAGCTGGCGCGGGCTCGACGGCATGGTGCGCGCGCACGAAGGCATGCAGCAGCGGCAGGACCAGGTGCAGGCGCTCCAGGTCGGCATGGACCAGTGGAACGCCGACCTCGATGCGATGGTGGAGTTGCCGCAGTCCACCGCGATCGACTGGAACGGCCGCGTGCTGCGCCTGACCCGTGCGTCGCCGGGCGGGGGCACCGCGGGCGTCGTCGTGGTCGGGTGGGCGCGGCGCGTGGGCCCGGAGGGTTCACGCTGGACGCGGTGGGCGTCCCCCCCGGTGACCACGCGTGGCGACCTCGACGCGGCCTGGCGCCGCGCCGACGACTGGGCGGCCGGCAATTCCGTGGCCGGGACGGCGAGTGAAGTGGCCGTCGCCGGTCTCGCGGACTGGCAGGTCTTCTTCTTCCGGCGCGATGCGTGGACCAACCCGCAATCGAGCGATGCGACGCAGGTCACGCCCCCGGCCACTCCGGGATCCGGCCCCACCCCGCCCGTCGAGGCCGGATTGAAGAAGGGCGCAATCCCGGACGGCGTTCGCATCGTGCTCACGCTGGCCTCGCAGCAAGCCATCACCGGCGACCTCACGCGGGACTGGGTCAACCCGACGCGTGGCGGAGGCAGGTCATGA
- the gspI gene encoding type II secretion system minor pseudopilin GspI, producing MTRARGFTLIEVLVALAIVAIALAAGMQATQSLANNAQRQSDVLLAQLCAENELVRVRLARQMPPVGEQRLGCRQGQQDFVVALTVAPTPNPNFRRVDAQVFDAANPVLRVSTIVGRY from the coding sequence ATGACGCGCGCCCGCGGCTTCACGCTGATCGAGGTCCTCGTCGCGCTGGCGATCGTCGCGATCGCGCTCGCGGCCGGCATGCAGGCTACGCAATCGCTGGCGAACAACGCACAACGGCAGTCCGACGTGCTGCTGGCGCAGTTGTGCGCCGAGAACGAACTCGTGCGCGTGCGGCTCGCGCGCCAGATGCCGCCGGTGGGCGAGCAGCGCCTGGGTTGCCGCCAGGGCCAGCAGGACTTCGTGGTGGCGCTCACCGTCGCACCGACGCCGAACCCGAACTTCCGCCGCGTCGACGCCCAGGTCTTCGACGCCGCCAACCCGGTGCTGCGCGTGTCCACCATCGTGGGGCGGTACTGA
- a CDS encoding pilus assembly FimT family protein, giving the protein MRLPLQRGFTLIELLVVVAIIAFATAGVSFALRDTAASQLEREAQRLSALFESARAQSRTAGVAIIWQPAEGGFRFQGARAGTLPEQWLSDTTVLVQGGPVLLGPEPVIPRQAVVLGSTTAPERTLRVETDGLRPFAVASDGQP; this is encoded by the coding sequence ATGCGCCTGCCGCTACAGCGCGGCTTCACCCTGATCGAGTTGCTGGTGGTGGTGGCGATCATCGCCTTCGCCACCGCCGGCGTGAGCTTCGCGCTGCGCGACACGGCGGCATCGCAACTCGAACGCGAGGCGCAGCGCCTGTCCGCGCTGTTCGAGTCGGCGCGCGCGCAGTCGCGCACGGCCGGCGTGGCCATCATCTGGCAACCGGCCGAAGGCGGCTTCCGCTTCCAGGGTGCGCGCGCCGGCACCTTGCCGGAGCAGTGGTTGAGCGACACGACGGTGCTGGTCCAGGGCGGCCCGGTCCTGCTCGGGCCCGAGCCGGTGATCCCGCGGCAAGCCGTCGTGCTCGGCTCCACGACCGCACCGGAGCGCACGCTGCGCGTGGAGACCGACGGCCTGCGGCCGTTCGCGGTCGCGAGCGACGGACAGCCATGA
- the gspG gene encoding type II secretion system major pseudopilin GspG, whose translation MQLFNSTRRRMQRGFTLIELMVVLVIIGVLAALIVPNVLDRADDARVTAARTDVNNIMTALKYYKLDNQRYPTAEQGLQALVTRPAAAPVPPNWKPYLEKLPNDPWGRPYQYLSPGVKGEVDVMSLGADGQQGGEGRNADIGSWQ comes from the coding sequence ATGCAACTCTTCAATTCCACACGCCGGCGCATGCAACGCGGCTTCACGCTCATCGAACTGATGGTGGTGCTGGTGATCATCGGCGTGCTGGCCGCGCTGATCGTGCCCAACGTCCTGGACCGCGCCGACGATGCGCGCGTGACCGCGGCGCGCACCGACGTCAACAACATCATGACGGCGCTGAAGTACTACAAGTTGGACAACCAGCGCTATCCGACGGCCGAACAGGGACTGCAGGCGCTCGTCACCCGCCCCGCCGCGGCGCCCGTGCCGCCGAACTGGAAGCCGTACCTCGAGAAGCTGCCGAACGACCCGTGGGGCCGGCCGTACCAATACCTCAGCCCCGGCGTGAAGGGCGAGGTCGACGTGATGTCGCTCGGCGCCGACGGCCAGCAGGGCGGCGAGGGCCGCAATGCCGATATCGGGTCCTGGCAATAG
- a CDS encoding type II secretion system protein N, which translates to MATTRDANWTVRAATFVLWAAAAASAVYWGLKVGGSSRASAAPPVAVRQPAPDAAAIARLLGQGAGGATSVAAAPAASRYQLVGVVSDASRHGAALIIVEGRPAKPYRVGAVVDEGIVLQSVAPRRAVLAKADGGAEVATLEMPAPGAAQR; encoded by the coding sequence ATGGCAACGACGAGGGACGCGAACTGGACCGTGCGAGCGGCGACGTTCGTGCTGTGGGCTGCGGCCGCCGCCAGCGCGGTGTACTGGGGCTTGAAAGTGGGTGGCAGTTCGCGCGCCTCTGCGGCCCCGCCCGTGGCGGTCCGGCAGCCGGCGCCCGACGCCGCGGCGATCGCGCGCTTGCTCGGCCAGGGCGCCGGAGGGGCGACGTCGGTTGCGGCGGCGCCTGCTGCGTCCCGCTACCAGCTGGTGGGCGTCGTGTCGGACGCCAGCCGCCACGGCGCAGCGCTCATCATCGTCGAAGGACGTCCCGCCAAGCCGTACCGCGTCGGCGCGGTGGTCGACGAAGGCATCGTGCTGCAGTCGGTGGCGCCGCGTCGTGCGGTGCTGGCCAAAGCGGATGGGGGCGCCGAAGTCGCGACGCTCGAGATGCCGGCGCCCGGCGCCGCGCAACGCTGA